The following DNA comes from Nymphalis io chromosome 12, ilAglIoxx1.1, whole genome shotgun sequence.
AACATTTGGATGATAATGTATCGTTGGAATCCTTACACCATCCCGAGTGACActggctatatttttttttttactttttagttttttttcctagcatatttacatattatagacatttattcatTCAGAGATCGTCATAATTAGTATCTacattttagaataataatcCTGATGactatatttagattttatttattgtagtcCTACATTTTctggtgttaattttttttatttactattttcttCTTGACACGAAATGTGTGCCAGTTttcttattaacatttaatgtaattatacttACGGTCCTTCCTAAATGAGTTATGACACGCCATATGACACAGCGACGCGAAGCCCTTCAGCCTATCTGGATTAATTGGGAACACTCCAATAGGGCTGCTACAAATCGGCTCCTTTTTGCCATCACACGATCTTAAGCATATTTCATAATCGTTTGACTTTTTGTTTGATTTCCTTCGTCTTGTCGTTGTTGGTTTTTTTGTTGTAGTAGGATTAATACGAATATTTGTTAAGGAGCCCTTGGGCGTTTTTAAGCGAACTGTCAAAAAAGGATTACTGCTTCCTGATCCTGGCCGAACAGTCTGAGGAGCTATAGTTGAACTAACAGCAACTGTATTTGATACTGTTGTTGTGTTGCAACTAGAATTAACAATTGGAATGTTTGGTATTGGATAAATAATGTTTCTTATATCCCATCTTCCGGGAACGAAAGTTGGTGATACCATAGGTGCCAAAGGAATCGATTGTGACTGTAGATTTCTTGGCAGAATTGTCGTTTCTTGTATATTTGCTTGAGTTTGAGTTGAAGTCTGAGGTGGTACTGTTGTTGGTCGAGTTTGCATTGACCTGGTAGTAGTTTCAGTTGTGGTAGATTCAGTTACTGTCGTCGTTGGCGGCGAAGTATTTATTGGCTGTTGAAATAATTGACTAGTTTGTTGCCTCggatcaaaaattaataaaaagctaGACAGCTCATTTTTTGGGTCATTTACTGCTTGtgtaattatttgttgttgttgaGGGCCTGGTAGTCCTATCATTTGGAATGGTATTCTTTGCGCCTGATCTTGTTGCGTTGCTGTTTCACTGTTTCCAAATGTTGTCGTTGCAGGAGCAGAACTTCTTGTGGTCGTATTAGGTGGCGTCATTCGAGGGTTTGTCTGTGTTGATATCGTCGAAATTTTCGGTGAAAAGTTTAAATCAGTTGTGAATATCTCAGTAATGGGTTTTGGCGTGTAGCTCGGATCGTTTATAAGATTTGCCGCATACCACTCTGTATTTGATATTTCCGCTCGACATAGTTGTaacactgaaaataaaaaaatatagcttgaatgatttaaatattatcaatttacaGGCAAACTTTGTTAAATATGATACATTAAACTACGTTTAACTGAAGGATAATAGCCAGTTAATATTTGAGTAAACTGTTGACTTTTTAAACTGAGTTTTTGAAAATATGCAAAAACTTTGACGCCAGATGTTTTATTCTAGACTTACTTATTGTTTGAGTTGTATAATGTTGATAATTGATTTACAGTATTGCCTAAGCTATTTTGGTGCGtgtgtattatatgtatgtgtatattataaaacatttaaagtcaTTACTTTCTTTTCTGACGTGTTACTATTGTATTCTGCAATGAATTTCGTGTTTGTTCTTACTGAATAGCTCTGAAGGATTTTAAAAGCGGCAAACTTTTTAGCAATACTGTATGCATAATATATATGCGAAATTCGATATTAAgatgataatatacatatataataaaaaaaattctcagttCTTTATCACATAACAAACCAAAATTCAGTGATCATTTTCCACTATAACAAACTAGAGGTATTAGTCCTTAAAAATGGTTTTTACATGAAACAATATGGCGTGTTTGATTTCTCTTATTTGTCCATCACATTTTGCAGCGGAACTTAAACAGGTTTTCAAGGTCCGCTTTTTGCAATTGGTCTCCCTAAGGTCAAGTCCCTCGCCCGGTGACAGGAATATTTCTGGTCTTTCATTGattggttaaaaaaatatataacacaaacaaagacacgttaattttatttacgtttctttgtattataatataatattctttaaataaaataaatatataaacttttgttgttaaattataacGAATGTAATGACGAatacctatttttaatatacgagtatatatggTATGGTACCAAGGATGGTTGGTATTTGTTTCTTATTTcgatttaattcattaattgcaaagcaaacatacataaacatacattaaataggtacttattaaattatattatatcggaAAACCTACCTaaaaatgctatatattgttacTAAAAGTGTATATCTGTTACCACGATGAAACACCTtgaattctattaaataaagtgAAAATTTCAATACAAATTTTCGCATGATTTGCGTAGagacaaaaaatgttttaaaagattGCGATTATAGCGCCTGTATCGGAATTTACTTTTGTGTTAGAAtaagtgattaattaaaaaaaaacaacaggtaCCTGACCTGTTTTCATGTTCAATCTCAAAGGAGAAAAGTCAACTGCATAGGAAATTTTATAGTTCAAAAGTGTGCGTGTGCACAACATAGGTACATTCTATATTCTTtgaatctcataatccgattagATGGCAATCCGATACAAATGGAGTTACTTCAAATCAAACAAACGGCTATACGTTCTTTCCGAGACTTTCAAGCTTCGAACTACTGCTGAGATTTTTCTacacaaaaacccaataactttttatagtcCCGTCCTGGAGTTTGTGCCCAAGGGTTTGCAGACTTATAAGATAGCTAGAAGAACAACAAGGCAGTTGATACATGGTACAATTTTATAGAATACTTTTTGGAGAAGGTgcttgataaatttatatcaaattccAACTCAGGACTGatcaaaaacaataattgcGTATACTAATCATACTGTAAATccgatttattataaaagaggAACTTCGCGAGTTTGTTATCTTATCTTCACGTTTGAGTTAAAATATTGACGATTCAATAATACTGTAttatatttgactgcctcgttggtctagtggcttgatgtaaggccgcagacccggaggtcctgtgttcaattcccaggtcgggccaataaaaagttattgggtttttctgccaaaaaattctcagtagcagcccggaagttggaagtgttttcactctcgtgcctcggaaagcacgtaaagccgttggtcctgcgcctgaactctttccggtcgtgtcggtttgccgtcccatcggattatgagagttaggaaatagagagtgccacctgtgtttgcgcacacacttgtgcactataatatctcctgcgtagttagttaatctctgttgagattggccgccgtggccgaaatcggtctggaggacattattattattattattattattattatattaaagcttacgttaatattatttgatgtaaAGAGCGATTCTAGAAAGAGGGTCAGAGCGTAGGCGTTGTGATTgtattaatcataatttacCTCTGGTAACTGAATACAGAAAAGGGTTCATAGACAATAAAGctgttttcataataaaaaaatgtttatattaaatttaacataaacatttttatacaatatcttTAACTGTTTCTCAGTAAgaacaaaactataaaataaaatatcgtgcgagaactaatgaataaatatgaactgtaaaaaatattcctcGATATTCTATATGGATATGGAATAGTAAATAGTTAAATACGttcacaatataaaaattataaaatataccctAAGTTAAGATGTGATTGGGTGTATTTTAAAACGTAAACGAACTGTTGAATGGCGGCGAATGGTTGGTGCGTTAATCAAAATGCAAGAATGTCAACTATTTGTTTAGCAAGATAATACAATATGTTCAATGACTTCACATgtggtattgtttttttttcattctttcTAGTCTCATGATCATATGCATTGATTCTTCGtggcttttatattattatttaatgttttactttaatGATTCACATCACacactatttataaatttattcaaaacaagTTGACGAGCAAATGAAAACACTTTATGGTACCACTGACGCCCTCATGTGCCCTCAATCTTAGGAGCTAAAATGTTACATGTCCTTATGATGGCTCAGGCTGGTTAATTGCCTTGATTTTCAATGGCTATCTTATAAGGCTACAGAGCCAGCGGTTCTATGTTCCACagccattaaaaaaatattgggttatCTTTTGACAAATTCAAAATTGGAGTTTAAAAATTGAGCGAGTTTTTTATCTCGTTAACATATATTAACCAggtttactggtagtagggctttgtgcaagctcgtctgggtaggtaccacccactcatcagatattctaccgcaaaacagcagtacttgatattgttgtgttccggtttgaagggtaagtgcgccagtgtaattacaggcccaagggacataaaatcttagttcccaaggttggtagcgcattggatatgtaagcgatggttgacatttcttacaatgccaatgtctaagggcattggtgaccacttaccatcaggtggcccacatgctcgtccgccttcctattctataaaaaaaaaacaatgtactaAGAcacttattaatttacaatacattAGTTTTTCAAACAGCTGTAGCTGGCCCATAATTATAAGATTTCACGTCAAAACGATATTACGCAACAAACAAGCATATAATTTTTCCCAAATTACcatattaaattactataattgaTTTAACgcttttgttaataatttgttgaattttttacaaatacctGTAAAACGGAACATTACATAAAGGAAAGACAAAATGTTTGATatactttttcaattttaatgtgTAATTAAGTCATTagaatatattctattaatattcataataattaagtaattaatcaatttattgatgagattaattattattctattagttCCTAAAACAGCTTAGAGTCGAAACTACAAGCTGTCTgacaaattaaaagaatttgatcctttaataatttattttaagataatccCAGGTAGCTtagatgatttatttataactctCCAGCAAAATGGGGGTTGCTATCGATGTTCCCACGTAATTACCGAAATTACGCATAACGTTTACTATTTCCATTACTATATACCATTGAAGTCATTACTGTTTAAATTCTAATTCATCACGATTATCGTCATTCTGAATCATTGCAAAATCtacacaattaataattatgcaataaaTTTTGGTACTTTCGCGAAAggttaaaatcatttttaaatactaaaaaagcATAAAAGGTAACGAAAAAGCCTtgttacatttgaaaaaaatgcatttattgTCAAGCTAATGTATTGATATGAATATGAATTGGGATCGACTATTTCAATATGATTCGTACTATCTCAGCAAAGAACCATGAATATTCATTCCTACCACACCATTAAACCAATAATCTGTCATTATTAACTTAATCCAACGCCTTTTTAAAGTAGTGTGTTTAACCCATTAACTAATGGTCAGTACATTATCGAAcaccaaaaataaaacaattggaCATTTTTATCTGCTTGGGAAGTCACCATTAGTCAAAGATAAGTTGAAAATAACAGTCATTAGGTATAGCGATTGTTAAGTCTTAGAACTATTAAGAATGATTGAAGCTGTAAATCCTGTCCTGCTAACGCCAAagcaaaaattatgaattttcttcaaatttactttcctattatatttaatttacagaaaaggacatatttTGTCGCAGCAAACCTGATAATAATTGtccattaattaatcaatataacgagtacattttttatagcataggtaggcggacgagcatatgggccacctgaccttgaaaactaagatgttatgttctttgtgtctgtaattacactggctcactcaaccttcaaaccggaacacaacaataccaagtgctgctgttttgcggtagaatatctgatgagtgggtggtacctatccagacgagcttgcacaaagccctaccattagCAAATGATGAACGTTATAAACaaactaaaactatttattacgtCATAATCTAAGTCATCACTACTTAGTACTCAGTAATTTATCGGCTTACTAAGCATCGACTTTCGGTTGCACTATTTTATCCTTACGCATCTGCTAGCGAAGGTTACATTACATGGTAACTTCCAGAGAACAAACTCCAGGGTGCTATTGTGATTTTCTCTCTCAGGAAAAACTCAATAGCTTTTCATTGGCCCGCTCTAGAGGTTGAACCTGACTAGCCACAAACCGCAAAGCAACAAGttagttaaataattagtacgagtatattaaattacattgttaAACAATTAAAAGTGATTAATGAACGAAAGTTCTCCTAAGATTTTGATGAATTGATAGAATTTAACTCAACTACTAAGaaattaaaccaaaaaaatagtcaatattataattaaagtttgcTTGCATCACAAACAAATTCTTCGAGTATTGTAATAGGATTGATTGATGATAACAGTTTGGCGATACTGTTTTTATCGACGATAATTACGACGTAACAACGTTTAAAGTTTCACTACACATTTGTTTCAAAATTTGTCGGTACGCAGTAATTGTTTTCagatgattataatttaatgaattaattaaacttcTTTTACATTATTCTTAATTcagtaagtataaaattatttttatcaaatgtatttaaaaagaaacaaaatactGTATTGAGTAaccaaatgtattttattatagctattgagtttcttgtcggttctttcGATAAAATTTACACTCCGAATCGTGGTgacttcaaatttaatttagccTTGGAAACTGACTATTCAAAAGTCTTGAAAGATCCAAATtagataaaatacaatattttgagttcaaggaaaaaaaaacaatttgtagaTGTTATATAGAATACGtacattatattctattttattataggtTAATTCGTAACATAACTCCGCTATATAAATCAAGTAGATTACAAAcgattcaaataatatttttttttgtaaaataattcaagTATTTGTGTTACGCCATGTCGGAAATCGTAACAACATGATAATGcaatgcatttattaaaaaactttactgAGCACGCAAATTAGTACAATATTTTgacagttatttatttactttaccttTTTGACTGATGAAACTCGTGAGCGCGGCAACGTAGGtaacattttgattatttattcgaTTATTGACACTTatctgataataattataattatgttaaaaaaacaaaccttGTTTTTTTGTAGGCTTTTATGTCTTGTGGTATTTATTGTGTAACTCTTAGGCGACATTAAAAAAAGCTATCTCAGTTAATACCAGAGGTTTGTCGAGTGATAACTGACGTACGTGATCAAAAAAACTAGTGatctatattaaatacttaagatacacctgtttataaatatttaacatttttattactctATCTTTTATAGAGACCATAGAtacttttgtttgttgtttttataaatattttttttttaatttacgtgtttaattttatttatcacttattttaaactatgtacagtcatttttattcatatattctaaaattaaaatattaattattaataaaataaaaaaacaaacacgccgtctaaaatattgtaattaaattgaaataaatacatatttttatgccTTTCTTAAAACAAGAACTAAAAAACAAAtccaattatgttatatttatattttaatagtaacaaATCGAGTGAACTGTTATATGAGTATGTATGAGTGTACGTAGTACTAGTCTTTACTATCCgtgcaatttaaataatgattttgtagagttaacatttaatttaatctaaaaatcgcttttaaacaattatatctgaataatatatataagaaaatatgtatgtactatGTGCGTTGAATGGAGTCACGGTATAAGACGTTCAATAACTTTGTATGaggaaaatattaaacaaattcacAAGAATAATAAGCCATGCAGAACAAGTTTGTTATTACTGATAAGTAATACTTTTTTCTATCAATTATTGGGATATCGAACCTTTAAGAACCGTGGGCACAGAACTAACCTACAAATAACTTTAACTCCATTCACTAACAAACTTTTCTATATTTCCATTCGTCCATTGTATACTTATATTCAATAGGTGAAAGTAACGCAAACGCTTCATAGAACACAAACCGGGGTCTCAATGATCGTGTTATTCGGTTCAATGAATAACGTTAAAACGGTATTTTGTGTCACTATGGCATATCTTTCATTATGGACTCTATTTCAACTACATTaagatacataattataaacaaaaacactcACGTGTTAAAACGACGAGTGCAAATGCGTCCTCCATACCGGCTGGTCACAGACAGTCTGCGCTGGAGCCATACTAACTTAACCAGACAACCAGTGTAGTAAAACGAGTAGcagttttcaaatatattctcGGCTCGTTTAACTTCGTACTAACAAATGCGATTCattactgtattattattattattgaactttAAACGCATAGAcagaattactaaattaaaacattcgtttaaatgtagaaaaactaaatttattgcaattatttaaataaatgaatataaaattataaatagattatttataactatCATTCACCTTTATGTATACCTgctcatacaaatataatattgtaattaatacgtGAGCATTGAAAAAATTCGTACGTTTTTAATATCTatcaaatgaatattattaattattaatatttgtgtgtCTATTTTTTCGGATTcacttaaaaacttttaatccATAAATACCTAAGGTGTTGGCATTTGACTGATAATTTAAAGATATactaattgtaattttacacaTATGTATCAATAATTCCTTTTACGAATGGTAagttagattattataaaatgaaggtgataaaatgaatattacttAAAAGGTGATAAGGCTccatttaatctttatttaagatttacgtgttctataGCCATTGGGCCATTTTGGCTTATCTTATTTAAGTGCATCCTTGGTTACCATCGGCTAACGATCCAACTACCAGTATGGCAATTCAAAACAAGCAAAGCCACTCTCAATGTTAGACATACCGCTATCCTTAGGAGTCTTTCAGTGCTGTACAACACACTACAACTACCCAAATATATGGAACATGAGCAAGAAGACGACGATGATATAAGAATCAAATTAAGTATCCTCATTAGttgatcattttatttttatttaattaatttaatattaataaaaagcacTTAAAAAGTTTCTATAGCAGTATGTAAGCTATTAaacctttatataaaaagaaatttacCTGACAGATATAAGCCTAGTGATAATATTCTCTTTGGATATGAGTAAATGTTTCTTTCAACAATATAATGTGTTATGTGATTATTGTtaagaaaaaactatttaacattatataacataataacgaTGTTAATTTATACTCACGCATatatctacaaaaaaaataaaagtgttaTCAAATTGTATTGTTATCCTAACTGTAGTATTAGGTACCTTACCTACAATTACGTTTACTCTTAATAGTTCTGATGACcaggtaataattttattttagtcatttctctttttatttatttaggtttttaacttttatccgGTGGTAAAAGCTCTACTCTTTGTGCAGTCCTACTTGATCATCAAAAATTCTGCAGTGTTCCAATTCGAAGGTTaagtaaaccagtgtaatttcaggcataAGTGTTATAACAGTGTGCAGCATTGATGGTATAAACTTACACAGTAATATTTCTACAATGTTTATAGGTGGCTCTTTGTGACTCATTTTCATCACTCCTttccataaaatttatttaaaaaatataaatattattagtaaatgtaaatttttcagCGTCctttaataagattaaaatcTACACGAAAATCTGGGGAAGCGATTAAAGCTGAAGACCTAAAGCATCATGtaagtaaaattttcaatatataaatataattataattagcgGTTTTTTCATCCCAGTAGATAATAAGAGTGACGGAATACCCTTTTTTATCGTTATCTTCATCATAATAGTTGACAATAAGCTTGTTATACAgacattgttaatattttaatctttgactaagaaatgttaacgaaaATGCACATAATCATTTAAAGATGATgacaatatacttttttaagtaataatatcctggaacatttttcacacacggccatctgatcacaaattaagcttgtacaaagcttgtgctatggaaaccagacaactgatat
Coding sequences within:
- the LOC126772366 gene encoding mucin-2-like, with translation MEDAFALVVLTLLQLCRAEISNTEWYAANLINDPSYTPKPITEIFTTDLNFSPKISTISTQTNPRMTPPNTTTRSSAPATTTFGNSETATQQDQAQRIPFQMIGLPGPQQQQIITQAVNDPKNELSSFLLIFDPRQQTSQLFQQPINTSPPTTTVTESTTTETTTRSMQTRPTTVPPQTSTQTQANIQETTILPRNLQSQSIPLAPMVSPTFVPGRWDIRNIIYPIPNIPIVNSSCNTTTVSNTVAVSSTIAPQTVRPGSGSSNPFLTVRLKTPKGSLTNIRINPTTTKKPTTTRRRKSNKKSNDYEICLRSCDGKKEPICSSPIGVFPINPDRLKGFASLCHMACHNSFRKDQVYEKVTEGRCGRLRTRIRPVDKNKLNRDELNKATYTIQHNAPETIMEFSPLTH